In Paraburkholderia terrae, the DNA window CCGGCCTTCCACGCGACGGTTTTCGGCGCGAAGAACGAGACGCGCGTGGTCTGCAATCTGGGCGGAATCAGCAATATCACGATCCTGTCGGCAAACGGCGCGGTGCGCGGCTTCGATTGCGGCCCCGCTAACGCGCTGCTCGACGAATGGGCGCACCGGCATCTGAACAAGCCATTCGACGAGAACGGCCAGTTCGCGGCGTCGGGTCAGGTGCATCGTCCGTTGCTGAACGCTTTTCTCGACGAGCCATTTTTCGAGGCGCAGCCGCCGAAGAGCACGGGCCGCGACCTGTTCAACCCCGAATGGCTCGACACCCGGTTGCAAGGATTCGCCAATGTCAGCCCCGCCGACGTTCAGGCGACGCTGGTCGCGCTGACGGCCGTGACGGTCGCGCGCGAGGTCGAGCGCCACGCGCCCGATTGCAAGGCGGTGTATGTGTGTGGCGGCGGCGCACGCAATCCGGAAATCATGAAGGCACTGCAGGGCGCGCTCGCCGAAAGCGGCTGCAGCGGCGTCCCCGTCATGACGACGGAGGCGCTCGGCGTGCCGCCGCATCAGGTGGAGCCGCTGGCCTTTGCGTGGCTGGCCATGCGTTGCGTTGCACGCGAACCGGGGAATTTGCCGTCCGTGACGGGCGCGGCGGACGAGCGAGTGCTTGGCGCGATTTATCCGCGCTGACGCGGCATGCGAAACTAGCGTAGAAATAAAAAACGGGGCCAAAGCCCCGTTTTTGCTGCAACTTACGCGAAAAAGCAGCGATTACACCGAGAACGACGAGCCGCAACCACAGGTGGTCGTGGCGTTCGGGTTCTTGATGACGAACTGCGCGCCGTTGATGTCGTCCTTGTAATCGATCTCTGCGCCAACCAGATACTGGTAGCTCATCGAATCGATCAGCAACTGGACGCCGCTCTTGTTCATCACGGTGTCGTCTTCGTTGATGGCTTCGTCAAACGTGAAGCCGTACTGGAAGCCCGAGCAGCCGCCACCCTGCACGAAAACGCGCAGTTTCAGCTCCGGGTTGCCTTCTTCTTCGATCAGTTCTTTAACCTTGTCAGCCGCCGCGTCAGTAAAGACGAACGGTGCCGGCATCTCGGCCACGGGGGTGTCGGTCACTGCGTTCATGCGAACTCTCCAAAATAGCTTCTACACGCTATTGTATTGCTGTTCCCAATATCGTGCTGAAGCCCATGAAATCAATAGGTTCTTATGCAGACCGGCTGATTCATGCGGGCGACAGGTGTCAACCATGTCCTCGTACACCTGTCAGCGATGTCCGCATACGGACCGAACGTGCAGCACGACAAATAAAAAAGCCGCCTTCGCAGATGCGTTGGCGGCTTTCTGCAGCAGGCCCTGTCTGAAACAGAGCCAGCTCGAAACGATTAACGCTTCGAGAACTGCTTGCGGCGACGCGCCTTGTGGAAACCGACCTTCTTACGCTCGACTTCACGTGCGTCACGCGTCACGAAGCCTGCGTTCGACAGAGCCGGCTTCAGCGTTGCGTCGTAGTCCATCAGAGCGCGGGTGATGCCGTGGCGAACTGCACCAGCTTGACCCGTTTCACCGCCGCCCGTCACGTTGACCTTGATGTCGAACGTAGCAGCGTGGTTCGTGAGTTCCAGCGGCTGACGCACGATCATCAGCGACGTTTCGCGCGAGAAGTAGTCGGCGATAGGCTTGCCGTTGACGACGATCTCGCCCTTGCCTGCCTTGATGAAGACACGAGCAACAGCGCTCTTGCGGCGGCCCGTACCGTAATTCCAGTTACCGATCATGTGGGCTCCCCTTAGATCTCGAGCGCCTTCGGCTGTTGCGCCGAATGCGGATGCGTTGCTTCGGCGTAGACCTTCAGCTTCTTGATCATCGCGTAGCCGAGCGGGCCCTTCGGCAGCATGCCCTTGACCGCTTTCTCGAGCGCGCGGCCCGGGAAGCGTTCTTGCATCTTGCCGAACGTCGTCTCATAGATACCGCCCGGGTAGCCCGAGTGGCGATAGTACTTCTTGTCCGTGGTCTTGTTACCCGTGACCTTCAGCTTGCCGGCGTTGATAACGATGATGAAATCACCGGTGTCGACGTGCGGAGTGAATTCAGGCTTGTGCTTGCCGCGAAGACGGTGTGCCACTTCGCTGGCGACACGCCCGAGAACCTTATCCGTCGCGTCAATCACGTACCATTCGCGCGTAACCTCATGGGCTTTTGCGGAAAACGTCTTCATGATCGATCCAAAAAATAGTGCTGCGCCCTGTGTTTTTTTCCTGCTTGTATGTGCGCTTCGAGGCGCGTGCAGGCTCTCCCTGGTTCTTCATCCGCGGGCGCGACTGCGGAAAAGCCCTGAATTATAAAGGAATTTGCGCCAAGGAGTCAAAGCACCCGGACAACGGAAAGCTGAGGACGAAAAAAAGCCCGAACTAGCGGTTCGGGCTTAATCCACCTTAGGAGGAGGGTGGAGGAGACATGCGGAGATTGTCGAACTGCGACAACCAATGAACTGATTATAGGGTTGGTGCTTGTGCGACGCAAGAACATTTGCAATGCGAAATTGAATTTCATTATGCGGAATTTTGCCACGACAATCGTAATCTCAAATAAATTTCCTGAAAACAATGACTTAGCCTGCGCGGACAGAAAGACCGCTGCAGTTGTCCTAGAGCAACACACCTAAAATCGTCCGTGCTACCCCTTATGCGCCGACCATGCCGCAGCGCAGCAGGCAAGGTGCAATCCGCATAGCCCGCCGCCAATGTCGCTCCGGGCAAGCCATCATCCTCCGGGCTACAATGCGCATCTCGAATTCAAGCTTGTGAGCGGAGTACAAGAATGGAATGCAAAGTCAGCTGGATGGGTCAGGACGGCATGGCGTTCGCCGCCGAAACGGGCAGCGGCCACCTCGTCGCGATGGACGGCGCGCCTGAAGGCGGCGGCCGCAATCTGGCGCCCCGTCCGATGGAAATGGTGCTGCTGGGCACTGGCGGATGCACGGCGTACGACGTCGTGATGATCCTGAAGAAGAGCCGTCAGGAAATCAGCGGCTGCTCGGTGACGCTGAAAGCCGAACGTGCAAGCGAGGACCCGAAGGTATTCACGAAGGTCCACTTCCATTTCACGGTGACGGGCAAGAACCTCAATCCGTCGACGGTGGAACGCGCGATCAATCTGTCGCACGACAAATATTGCTCGGCGTCGATCATGATCGCGAAAACGGCCGAGCTCACGCATTCGTTCGACATCGTCGCGGACTAAAGCCGCCTGGAGCAGCTCGCGCGCTGAAAAAGAAAATGCCGGCGTCCCAACGGACGCCGGCATTTGTCATTTGAGCGGCAAAGCAGGCCGATAAGCCGGATTTTGTGCGCGCAACGCGCCCGAAAGCGCGCCACGCGTGGCAGCCATTCCTCTAGACGCGCCATTGCTGACGCGCTCAAGCTTCCTACCCGCTGACGTGACGGGGGCCCCGCCCTGCATCTCGAAGATGCTAGCCAGCCTACTTGGAATTGCTCCGGGTGGAGGTTACCGTGCCGGTCTGCCTCGCAGCAGCCGCGGTGCGCTCTTACCGCACCGTTTCACCCTTACCTGATCCCGACTTGCGCCGGGCCATCGGCGGTTTGCTTTCTGTTGCCCTGTTCCGCGTGTTGCCACGGATGGCCGTTAGCCATCACCCTGCCCTGTGGAGTCCGGACTTTCCTCGCCCTCGCCGGCCGAAACCGCCGAGGCCGCGACTGCCTGGCCTGCTTTGCTGGCGGGGATTTTAACATCTGGCGTTCCGCGAGACCGCCGCCCATTGCGAAACACGGAAACATCGTCGTAGAAAGACGGCGCTTCGTTCTCCCGCCACCAGCCGGGAATGCCGAGCACGGGCAGCGGCGCGAACATCCGGGCGCTGAAACCCGATGTATCGAGCAGCGCGCGGGCGACGGTTTCGTCCAGAAACGCATCGCGTGAAGCGCGGGGCCAGGAGAAGTACGCGGATGGCACATCGACGATCCACGCGTGTGCCGTACACGCCTTGTAGGGCGTAACGAGCTTCTCCAGCAACGCGTGCCCGAAACAGCGCACCTCGCAGCGCTCGCCCCACGCCGCTCGCTGGTCCACGAATAGCGTTTTCCAGTCGAACGAGTGCAATGCGGCAGCGAGCGACTCGTCCGCACACGCGAACAGCACGGCGTTTTCGTCGAACAGAGTCAACGCATCGCGCGTGCCGCCGCGCGTCGGGCCGATGCCCAGTACATCGACGGCCGCCGACCCGCGCGCGCTCAGCGCCGCCTTGACGCGCGGAAACTGAAACCACATCAGTGCGTTGAAGAAATCATGCAGATTGTGGCGCGTGGGCACACAGCCCGATGCCGCGATATGTGCTTCGTACGCGGTGCCGGTCGGCAATTCGTCCTGTGGGATAAAGCTGAGCTGCTTTCCGCGTCCCGTCGTGACGGCAGCAGACGCGGCATCTGCGTTCATCTCGTGCAGCTGATCCGCCGCGCTGCGCAGCGCGGCCTGTTGCCAGCGCACGCCGCGCGTCGCGACCTGCGCAAACCACGGCATCGACCAGTCGATATCCGCAAAGCCCGGCGCAGCGCGCTTCAGTGCGCCGCCCGGTGAGTCGACATCGCGCGACATTCGCTCAGCAAGCGCTCAAACGAGCTTCCAGCCGATCGTCTCGCCGCCGCGCAACGGCACCACGGGCATGTCCCCTGCCGCGACTTCCGCCGGCAGCGTCCATTCTTCGCGGCGCAGCGTCACTTTCTCTTCGCTGCGCGGCAGGCGGTAGAAGTCCGCGCCGTGGAAGCTCGCGAAGCCTTCGAGCTTGTCGAGCGCGCCCGCCTTGTCGAACGCTTCCGCGTACAGCTCAAGGGCATGCAGCGCCGTGTAGCAGCCCGCGCAGCCGCACGCGTGCTCCTTCAGGCCCTTCGGATGCGGCGCGCTGTCCGTACCGAGGAAAAAGCGCGGATTGCCCGACGTGGCCGCCTCGACGAGCGCCACACGATGGGTCTCGCGCTTCAGCACGGGCAAGCAGTAGTAATGCGGACGAATGCCGCCCTGGAAAATCGCGTTGCGGTTGTAAAGCAGATGATGCGCCGTGATCGTTGCGCCCAGCAGTTCGGGCGGCGCGCCCGCGTCGCGGACGTAGTCGGCGGCATCCTTGGTGGTGATGTGCTCGAACACGACCTTCAGCGCCGGGAAATCGCGGCGCAGCGGCGTCATCACGCGGTCGATGAACACTTTCTCGCGGTCGAACAGATCGATCGACGAATCTGTCACTTCGCCGTGGATCAGCAGCGGCATGCCCGTTTCCTGCATCATCTCGAGCGTTTTCGCGCATTTGCGGATGTCGCTGACGCCCGCGTCCGAATTCGTCGTTGCGCCCGCCGGATACAGCTTCACGCCATGCACGAAACCGCTTTCGCGGGCGCGGCGGATTTCTTCGGGCGGGGTGTTGTCGGTCAGATACAGCGTCATCAGCGGCTCGAACTTCACGCCAGCCGGGATCGCCGCAATGATGCGCTCGCGATAGGCGCGCGCCAGCTCCGTCGTCGTGACGGGCGGCTTCAGGTTCGGCATGATGATCGCGCGCCCAAACTGGCGCGCGGTGTGCGGCAGGACGGCGGCGAGCATCGCGCCGTCGCGGACGTGCAGGTGCCAGTCATCGGGACGGGCGAGCGTGAGGGTATCGACGGAAGCAGTAGATGCGGTCATGGCGGGGATTCACGAGCGTCACAGGCGCGGCAAATTGCGCAACTGACGGCATAACTGACGAGGTCTTTCCACAAATGCAGCCAAAACACCCGTCAATTTTGCTTTTTGCCGCTTCTGGCTCGGTGATATGCTTGGAAAATCATCATTGTAACGGGTCGGCCCATGTGGGCTCATACCCCGTTAGAAAGGCTTGTCTTCCGCATCATGTGCCAACTACTCGGAATGAATTGCGCCGCGCCCACGGACGTCACGTTCTCGTTCACCGGCTTCGCGGCGCGCGGCGGCGTCACCGACCACCACTCCGACGGCTGGGGCATCGCCTTCTTCGAAGACAAGGCCTGTCGCCTGTTCATCGACCACCAGTCGTCGGCCACCTCGCCGATCGCCGACATGGTCAAGCGCTACCCGATCAAGTCGAAAAACACGATCGCGCATATCCGCAAGGCGACGCAAGGGCACATCGTGCTCGAGAACTGCCACCCGTTCATGCGGGAGTTGTGGGGACGTCATTGGATCTTCGCGCACAACGGCGATCTGCAGAATTACAGCCCGGTGCTCTCGGGCGTGTATCAGCCCGTCGGCAGCACGGATAGCGAGCTCGCGTTCTGCGCGCTGCTGCAAGGGTTGCGCAAGGCGTTTCCTGGTTCGCAGCCGCCGCTCGACGAACTGTTCGGCGCGCTCGAAACGTTGACGCGCGAAATCACCCAGTTCGGCGTGTTCAATTTTCTGATGTCGAACGGCCAGGCGCTGTTCGCGCACTGCTCGACGCATCTGCATTATCTCGTGCGTAGTTGGCCGTTTTCGACCGCGCATCTCGTCGACGCGGACGTTTCGATCGATTTCGCCAAGTACACGACCCCCGAAGACCGCGTCGCCGTGATCGCCACGCAGCCGTTGACCGACAACGAAGTCTGGACCGCATTCGAGCCGGGCGATCTGCTGATGTTTCAGCACGGCGAAGTGATCGCGCGCGCCAACGTGCCCGTGCCGCCGGCCGTGCTGGAGAAGGCGCGCAATCCAGCCTGCGATCCGAGCGCTTCTGCGAGCATGCTGCCCGCCACGTCCGTTCTCGATCTCGAATCCGACGACGCCGCCGCGTACGAATCCTGATCGCCCGATAGCTGCCTTTGCGCTGGTCCTGTCGCGCGGGGCCGGTACTAATGCTTGCGCGCATTCGCCGGAGGGCCGGCTTCGCAATGCCGGTCTTCGTCCCGGGCGTCATGCACCGGGATGCCTCCGCACAGGAACTGTCGAAGCGCTGGATGACAACACCACTGCTCCGTTTCGCGCAATTCCTTCGGGTCGCTCGGTCCAATGCGAGCGGAACAACCATCGCACAGCTTAGTGCGACACACTTCGAGACTCGCGGCAAGCGCGCTTGCGCTGAGCGGATCTGCATAGTTGACGGCGGAAATATCCAGCAGAAGGCGTTTCAGAGGCGAATCTGTTTCATCAGGCTTCGCCTCTTTCATCAGACGCCCCGCGATTTGTTCCGCCTCGCGCTGAAAGACTTCGAGCATTTGTTTGGATAACTGATTTCTTTTCGCGTGACGAGCAATCCATAACTGCGCCGACTCTGCAAACTGCGCAGCCGTCAGCCATTTGCCTTCCACCTGCATTGACACCAACTCATGAACGACCAGGTCGCTCATCAAAAACACTTTCATGGATTGTCTCTTGTCGATCGAAAACGAATGACAGCGACGCACCCCGCTCGCCTTCATTACATTTCGCCGGGAAGCTTATGCTCAAGCCAGCACAAGTCACATGAGACGATTCTGATTCAGATATCTTGTAATAAGTAATAGTCCTAACATAAAGCGTCGGTTATAAATCTGTGAAACTCGCACCCGATGTCCGATTAAAAGATAAAAAAAGCCGCTCTTGAGAAGAGCGGCTTTTTCGTCTCTGCAGGCTAATATCAATGCAGAATCTTTGCGAGAAAATCTTTCGCGCGATCCGATTTCGGATTCGCAAAAAAGTCTTCCTTGCGGTCGTCTTCGACGATAAGACCCTTGTCCATGAAGATCACGCGATGCGCGACCTTCTTCGCAAAACCCATTTCGTGCGTCACGCACATCATGGTCATGCCTTCCTGCGCCAGCTCGACCATCACGTCGAGCACTTCATTGATCATTTCAGGATCGAGCGCGGAAGTGGGTTCGTCGAACAGCATCGCAATCGGGTCCATCGACAGCGCCCGCGCGATCGCCACACGCTGCTGCTGACCACCCGACAACTGCCCCGGATACTTGTCCGCATGCGCGCGCAGGCCGACGCGATCGAGCAGCTTCAGGCCCTTCGCGGTCGCTTCGTCCTTCGAGCGGCCGAGCACCTTGACCTGCGCGAGCGTCAGGTTCTCGGTGATCGACAGATGCGGGAACAGCTCGAAATGCTGAAACACCATACCGACCTTCGAACGCAGCTTCGACAGATTGGTCTTCTTGTCGGTGAGCGACTGGCCGTTGATCACGATCTCGCCCTTCTGGAACGGCTCGAGCCCGTTGACCGTCTTGATCAGCGTCGATTTACCCGAACCCGACGGGCCGCACACGACGACCACTTCGCCCTTTTTCACTTCCGTCGTGCAGTCGGTCAGCACCTGGAACTGGCCGTACCACTTCGACACATTCTTGATAGAGATCATCTTGCGACCTTTTTCTGAAGACTTTTGACGAGGCTCGACGCGACCACGCAGATCACGAAGTAACACGCACCGGCGAACAGTACCATTTCGACGTTCGTGCCGTCACGGTCGCCAATATTCGTGGCCGTGCGGAAGAAGTCGGCGAGGCTGATCACGTAGACGAGCGACGTATCCTGAAACAGCACGATGGCTTGCGTGAGCAACAGCGGCACCATCGCGCGAAACGCCTGCGGCAGCACCACGAGGCGCATTGCCTGCGCGTAGTTCATGCCGAGCGCGAACGACGCGTTCACCTGCCCGCGCGGCACAGCCTGAATGCCCGCGCGGATGATTTCCGAGTAGTACGCGGCTTCGAACAGCGAGAAGGCGACCATCGCCGACGCGAGACGGATGTCGATGTCGGCGGAAAGACCCAGCACGTTTTGCAGCAGCTGCGGCACGATCAGGAAGAACCACAGCAGAACCATCACGAGCGGGATCGAGCGGAACAGCGTCACGTAGATCTTCGCGAACCACTCGAACGGCTTGAACGACGACAGCCGCATGATCGCGAGCACCGTGCCCCAAACGATGCCGATCACGATCGCGAGAATCGTGATCTTGAACGTGACGACGGCGCCCGTCCATAGCGTCGGCAGTGCGCCCGGAATACCGCTCCAGTCGAAATGATGCATCACTTGCCTCCGATATAGCCAGGCAGCCGGCTCTTGGCTTCGACGATGCGCATCAGCGTCATCACGATCATGTTGATGAGCAGATACGCAACCGTGACGGCAATGAACGACTCATACGTCTGCGCCGTGTAGTCGACGAGCTGGCGCGCCTGCGCGGACAGATCGAGCAGACCGATGGTCGATGCGACGGCGGAGTTCTTGAAGATGTTCAGGAACTCGGACGTGAGCGGCGGCACGATGATTCGATACGCCACAGGCAAGAGCACGTAACGATACGTCTGCCATTGCGTCAGGCCGAGCGCGAAACCCGCGAAGCGCTGGCCGCGCGGCAGCGCGTTGATGCCCGAGCGCACCTGCTCGCACACGCGCGCGGCGGTGAACAGCCCGAGACAGATGATCGACGACGAGAAGAACTGCGCGCTGGGCGGTAGTTGCTTGAACCATGTGCCGATGGATACAGGCAGCAGTTCAGGTATCACCAGATACCAGACGAAGAACTGAACGATCAGCGGGATATTACGGAAGATGGCGACGTACACAGTGCCGATTGCCGCGACGCGCGGGTTCTGGACCGTGCGCAGCACGCCGAAGAACGACCCGACGATCAGCGCGATCACCCAGGCGCACAGCGAAACGGTGACCGTCACCCAGAGACCGGACAGCAGCCAGCCGAGATAGGTGGTCGGCTCGCCGGTGGAAACCGGACTCAGCAGAATGCCCCAGTTCCAGTGGTATGACATGACGAAGACTCCAACAAAAAGAAACGGAAGAAGCGCTTGCCCCTTCCGTTCTGTTCAACACGTTGACTGTTCAGCTAACG includes these proteins:
- the gltK gene encoding glutamate/aspartate ABC transporter permease GltK, with amino-acid sequence MHHFDWSGIPGALPTLWTGAVVTFKITILAIVIGIVWGTVLAIMRLSSFKPFEWFAKIYVTLFRSIPLVMVLLWFFLIVPQLLQNVLGLSADIDIRLASAMVAFSLFEAAYYSEIIRAGIQAVPRGQVNASFALGMNYAQAMRLVVLPQAFRAMVPLLLTQAIVLFQDTSLVYVISLADFFRTATNIGDRDGTNVEMVLFAGACYFVICVVASSLVKSLQKKVAR
- a CDS encoding class II glutamine amidotransferase, translated to MCQLLGMNCAAPTDVTFSFTGFAARGGVTDHHSDGWGIAFFEDKACRLFIDHQSSATSPIADMVKRYPIKSKNTIAHIRKATQGHIVLENCHPFMRELWGRHWIFAHNGDLQNYSPVLSGVYQPVGSTDSELAFCALLQGLRKAFPGSQPPLDELFGALETLTREITQFGVFNFLMSNGQALFAHCSTHLHYLVRSWPFSTAHLVDADVSIDFAKYTTPEDRVAVIATQPLTDNEVWTAFEPGDLLMFQHGEVIARANVPVPPAVLEKARNPACDPSASASMLPATSVLDLESDDAAAYES
- a CDS encoding amino acid ABC transporter permease, whose translation is MSYHWNWGILLSPVSTGEPTTYLGWLLSGLWVTVTVSLCAWVIALIVGSFFGVLRTVQNPRVAAIGTVYVAIFRNIPLIVQFFVWYLVIPELLPVSIGTWFKQLPPSAQFFSSSIICLGLFTAARVCEQVRSGINALPRGQRFAGFALGLTQWQTYRYVLLPVAYRIIVPPLTSEFLNIFKNSAVASTIGLLDLSAQARQLVDYTAQTYESFIAVTVAYLLINMIVMTLMRIVEAKSRLPGYIGGK
- the rplM gene encoding 50S ribosomal protein L13, with product MKTFSAKAHEVTREWYVIDATDKVLGRVASEVAHRLRGKHKPEFTPHVDTGDFIIVINAGKLKVTGNKTTDKKYYRHSGYPGGIYETTFGKMQERFPGRALEKAVKGMLPKGPLGYAMIKKLKVYAEATHPHSAQQPKALEI
- a CDS encoding anhydro-N-acetylmuramic acid kinase, which codes for MAKDAADGVYFGLMSGTSMDGVDGIAVEFAKGKAPVVRSQAFVGFSEGLRDALFALQQPGDNEIEREALAANALAARYTVCCHELLRSGNLSAADVRAIGVHGQTVRHRPEKGYTKQINNPALLAEMMHIDVIADFRSRDVAAGGQGAPLVPAFHATVFGAKNETRVVCNLGGISNITILSANGAVRGFDCGPANALLDEWAHRHLNKPFDENGQFAASGQVHRPLLNAFLDEPFFEAQPPKSTGRDLFNPEWLDTRLQGFANVSPADVQATLVALTAVTVAREVERHAPDCKAVYVCGGGARNPEIMKALQGALAESGCSGVPVMTTEALGVPPHQVEPLAFAWLAMRCVAREPGNLPSVTGAADERVLGAIYPR
- a CDS encoding OsmC family protein, with translation MECKVSWMGQDGMAFAAETGSGHLVAMDGAPEGGGRNLAPRPMEMVLLGTGGCTAYDVVMILKKSRQEISGCSVTLKAERASEDPKVFTKVHFHFTVTGKNLNPSTVERAINLSHDKYCSASIMIAKTAELTHSFDIVAD
- the erpA gene encoding iron-sulfur cluster insertion protein ErpA yields the protein MNAVTDTPVAEMPAPFVFTDAAADKVKELIEEEGNPELKLRVFVQGGGCSGFQYGFTFDEAINEDDTVMNKSGVQLLIDSMSYQYLVGAEIDYKDDINGAQFVIKNPNATTTCGCGSSFSV
- the pyrC gene encoding dihydroorotase, translated to MTASTASVDTLTLARPDDWHLHVRDGAMLAAVLPHTARQFGRAIIMPNLKPPVTTTELARAYRERIIAAIPAGVKFEPLMTLYLTDNTPPEEIRRARESGFVHGVKLYPAGATTNSDAGVSDIRKCAKTLEMMQETGMPLLIHGEVTDSSIDLFDREKVFIDRVMTPLRRDFPALKVVFEHITTKDAADYVRDAGAPPELLGATITAHHLLYNRNAIFQGGIRPHYYCLPVLKRETHRVALVEAATSGNPRFFLGTDSAPHPKGLKEHACGCAGCYTALHALELYAEAFDKAGALDKLEGFASFHGADFYRLPRSEEKVTLRREEWTLPAEVAAGDMPVVPLRGGETIGWKLV
- a CDS encoding amino acid ABC transporter ATP-binding protein, translated to MISIKNVSKWYGQFQVLTDCTTEVKKGEVVVVCGPSGSGKSTLIKTVNGLEPFQKGEIVINGQSLTDKKTNLSKLRSKVGMVFQHFELFPHLSITENLTLAQVKVLGRSKDEATAKGLKLLDRVGLRAHADKYPGQLSGGQQQRVAIARALSMDPIAMLFDEPTSALDPEMINEVLDVMVELAQEGMTMMCVTHEMGFAKKVAHRVIFMDKGLIVEDDRKEDFFANPKSDRAKDFLAKILH
- the rpsI gene encoding 30S ribosomal protein S9; translated protein: MIGNWNYGTGRRKSAVARVFIKAGKGEIVVNGKPIADYFSRETSLMIVRQPLELTNHAATFDIKVNVTGGGETGQAGAVRHGITRALMDYDATLKPALSNAGFVTRDAREVERKKVGFHKARRRKQFSKR